CCCATTTGTTTGAGAACCCAGCAGATCCAAACTGCCTGGGGCCTGGATGAGGGATTTTGCTGGGGTGCTCTGAGCTCTGAGGTCCCCATGGGACTGTAGAGGGACCTCTCCTCTTGTCCCTTGGGGCCTCCATTCCCAGATGTCCCAAACAGATCTCCTTGGAACAGTGTTGGTTTCAGCTGCATAGAGGCTTCTGTTGCTGCAAAGGAAACACCTGAGAATCTCCACCTGGGCTCAAGCCAGGATCTGGTCTGGAAGGAAATGAATCCCTGGGATGGAACTGCTGGCCTAAGGGCGCTGAGAGACTCAGAAACCCAGCACCCAGGTCAGTCCCTGTGCCCGGCGTTCGCTGCCTCCCAGGTGGTCTCAGCTGACTTTGGGGGACATGCCAGCCCAAATCAGGCTGCCTGGGCCACCTCACCCTCATGGTGCTTGGCTGGAGAGCAGACCACCCACTACCCACCTGGAAACTTGTTCCCAGGTGTCTTGGAGACGGGCAATGGCAGGGCTCTGCAGGGCAGAAAGGATTGTGTGGAGGGAACAGAAGTTCCCGAGGCCTCGGCACTCCTGGGGAAGCGAAGAGATGGAGCCGTGAGGGGGAGCTGAAGCTCTGCTGCCTCTGGTTTCTGTCACTTCACGGACTTCTCCTGTCCTGGAGGAGACAGATGCCCAGGGAAGCCAGGGAGGGCACACCTGCCACCCGATGAGTAACACTGCTCACAAGGAATTGAGCTTGTCCCCACTGGGACCTCAAGTCAAGGTCAACGTGGCCCTGGCATGAGGGTCAAGGAACAGTCCAGGGACTAAGACCCCAGACTTCA
The window above is part of the Equus quagga isolate Etosha38 unplaced genomic scaffold, UCLA_HA_Equagga_1.0 66702_RagTag, whole genome shotgun sequence genome. Proteins encoded here:
- the LOC124234037 gene encoding ral guanine nucleotide dissociation stimulator-like yields the protein MLSWGAAGPGNTPNLLQELFKTLVPTHCLGSIWSERDNRERESLAPTVRDTVMHDNTVANCILVTCLGDASMTAQDRARVVELWIRVAEECRGLGNFCSLHTILSALQSPAIARLQDTWEQVSSNRSLYAAETNTVPRRSVWDIWEWRPQGTRGEVPLQSHGDLRAQSTPAKSLIQAPG